TCTTCGGATGTCTTGTGACTGCCTTCATATTTGGAATATTTATCTCCTACCGAAATACTCCTATTGTTAAAGCTAATAACCGGAACCTGAGTTATTTCATCCTGGTCTCCATCATCCTCAGCTTCCTCTCCATCTTTTTGTTTCTTGGTTGTCCCAGTGACGTAACTTGTAGATTACGTGAAAccagttttgggatttttttctcaGTAGCCATCTCTTCACTTCTCGCCAAGACTGTTATGGTTTGTGTTGCTTTTAAGTCCACCAAGCCTGGAAGCCCCTGGAGAAAATTGTtgagtgtgaagctgccctatacCATAGTGATGTTGTGCTCATCTATTCAAGTTGTTATCTGTGTTATTTGGTTGTctatttttccccaattccaggacCTGGACACTCAGTCTTATCCTGGgaagatcatcattcagtgtaatgaaggATCAGATATCTGCTTCTACTTCATGTTGGGTTATATGGGACTCCTGGCAGTGGTGAGCTTTGTTTTGGCTTTCATGGtgaggacattaccggacagttttaatgaggccaagtacatcactttcagcatgctgctgttctgcagCGTCTGGATCTCCATGATCCTGGCTTATCTGAGCACCAGAGGAAAATATATAGTGGTGGTGGAGATATTTGCAGTAATGGCATCCAGCGCTGGACTTTTAGGATGTGTGTTTTTACCAAAATGTTATATTATTTTGTTCAAatctgaaatgaatagaaaaactGATTTGCTGGGGAATAGACAGGAATGACAAAATATTACCCACTGATAATAGAGTAGTACAGCGTGTACGTATCTCGTCAAACCACCCACTTCCAGGAATGTGACAGGTGCTAATCCACCTATCATATCTTGCCAACCTCTCCCTCCTCTATGTAGTAGTGCAGGTGGTCCCACCCTTAAGTACAGCTCATCAACCCACCCCCATTCCTGAAGTAGTGATGGTTCCATCCTATAATTTATCAATTTTTTCCTGACACAGTTATTCACTTCCCACACTGGAGTGATAGAGTGACTAGAATTTATATACGAAcatcatataatatatatatatatatatatatatatatatatatatatatatatatatatatatatatatatatatatatatatatatatactgatatacCTGGCGTTGCCAGATTTTTTTTTGATACTGGTGTTTATGTGCTCTTTACATGGGAaatttatgtgtgtatatatgtatgtgtatatatatatatatatatatatatataaaattattattatttttttttgcccgaCTGTGGCTTTGAGTTGCATTATGTGACAAGTTCAGCATAATAGATCTGGGAATAGCAGCACCCTTGTAAATAAATTTGCTTTAATCATTCCACGTTGTAATATGTCTTCTCGGCAACAGTCTGTTTTTTAAGACAGTGGGGTAAGTCTATATGCTGTAAAATAACACTGATTTCATCCCCATACCATATTATCCATATCCTTGGATGCTGTCATCCCTTTTCACCCTTTCTAGTTCAATG
The sequence above is a segment of the Eleutherodactylus coqui strain aEleCoq1 chromosome 7, aEleCoq1.hap1, whole genome shotgun sequence genome. Coding sequences within it:
- the LOC136573453 gene encoding vomeronasal type-2 receptor 26-like is translated as MPFELLFPTPFFHIVPGHRSKSHAVLAMKLPRRMIVSSLDAENCNKCQSAEWTNEKRDRCLPKVLEFISYQNDTLASVFSGVSIFGCLVTAFIFGIFISYRNTPIVKANNRNLSYFILVSIILSFLSIFLFLGCPSDVTCRLRETSFGIFFSVAISSLLAKTVMVCVAFKSTKPGSPWRKLLSVKLPYTIVMLCSSIQVVICVIWLSIFPQFQDLDTQSYPGKIIIQCNEGSDICFYFMLGYMGLLAVVSFVLAFMVRTLPDSFNEAKYITFSMLLFCSVWISMILAYLSTRGKYIVVVEIFAVMASSAGLLGCVFLPKCYIILFKSEMNRKTDLLGNRQE